One Salmo salar chromosome ssa01, Ssal_v3.1, whole genome shotgun sequence DNA window includes the following coding sequences:
- the cssa01h2orf42 gene encoding uncharacterized protein C2orf42 homolog isoform X1 → MDPFYAPLLFASGTMSSYINGLFYSFLITVTCVEKPTLSSRLQANCQWRPAAQMESGVAVTSPPASVVAPTPPNLCSKQRESSKKTAISTTPSFLSNLGKPTLRGIRKCPQCGVFNGTRGLSCKNKACGIVFRDGGAVGGGRGAKRGAMEVVRVVIDGGGEDEEGDEGRGGESSGGGAQVFSVCQRVRGVGAAATQRGFIELVPTDTAIATSEGATLLTRVNMGRCFLPTCRHANGQRSGQSQSQQAAVLTNPPSKQGLSNSVTPCVHVKQAMECQVQATPLPLKSSILEGLQASAEAREELWRLATESPGPLVQRVNKDTLVVKCHSGPSHPLGLLHLTVGAGGSAAGGKGKVREGAVFQCSCQGGVRGGTAGGRVTVETSQNGDGEVRGSSSGVFPDSTSRPGADAGPTAPYLCLHFYACVCAFTSDEKLASEFTGFINYSSNGVQQNADCTVLCGSSPPQLPEPITTHKTKRLRLEEHLIGSSQPVDESLVTLGFQQWLASVTERIHQTMHYQFDGKPEPLVFHVPHVFFNALQYRLSLGSKKRRLPNATSAFVRNDDLHHGSFPKYTWHITNLMQVKRIFDTPELPLELTQSFVKNSDGSYSPFRCPEPLPPDPTEGYSRTDRSQAIRPLELRTFLQVGLCTADQKDPTPFVIEWIPDILPRCRVGELRIRFQYGHQHGGQTEYCDGTLRRTGAGGGTERVGCKSSSETSLPK, encoded by the exons ATGGACCCATTTTACGCACCGTTATTGTTCGCTTCAGGAACAATGTCATCCTACATAAATGGGCTTTTCTATTCCTTTCTTATCACAGTTACATGTGTTGAAAA ACCTACTCTGTCTTCCAGACTTCAGGCCAACTGCCAGTGGAGACCGGCTGCCCAAATGGAGTCTGGCGTGGCAGTGACCTCACCTCCTGCATCGGTGGTTGCCCCTACACCCCCCAACCTTTGCtcaaagcagagagagagtagcaaGAAGACTGCTATCAGCACCACCCCCTCCTTTCTGTCCAATCTGGGCAAGCCCACCCTACGAGGGATCAGGAAGTGTCCCCAGTGTGGCGTTTTCAACGGCACCCGTGGGCTCAGCTGCAAGAACAAGGCTTGTGGAATTGTCTTCAGAGATGGGGGGGCTGTGGGGGGAGGCAGAGGGGCCAAGAGAGGGGCGATGGAGGTGGTGCGGGTGGTGATTGACGGAGGAGGGGaagatgaagagggggatgaaggaAGAGGTGGTGAATCCTCAGGTGGAGGTGCGcaggtgttctctgtctgtcagcGAGTGAGAGGGGTGGGAGCGGCTGCAACACAGCGGGGGTTCATAGAGCTTGTCCCCACGGATACAGCCATTGCCACGAGTGAAGGGGCGACACTACTGACACGGGTCAACATGGGCCGCTGCTTCCTGCCCACCTGCCGCCATGCCAACGGTCAAAGGTCAGGCCAGAGCCAATCACAGCAGGCAGCTGTTCTGACTAACCCCCCCTCCAAGCAGGGCTTGTCTAACTCCGTCACTCCCTGTGTCCACGTGAAGCAGGCTATGGAGTGCCAGGTGCaggccacccctctccccctgaaGAGCTCTATCCTGGAGGGGCTTCAGGCCTCAGCCGAGGCCAGGGAAGAGCTCTGGAGGTTGGCTACTGAGTCCCCGGGACCCCTGGTTCAGCGGGTGAACAAAGATACTCTGGTGGTGAAATGTCACAGTGGACCAAGTCATCCTCTTGGGCTTCTGCACCTAACTGTAGGCGCGGGGGGGTCTGCTgctggggggaaggggaaggTCAGAGAGGGGGCTGTGTTTCAGTGTTCCTGTCAGGGGGGTGTCAGAGGAGGTACGGCAGGGGGAAGAGTGACCGTGGAGACCTCCCAGAATGGGGATGGGGAGGTGAGAGGATCCTCAAGTGGTGTCTTTCCTGACTCCACCTCTCGGCCTGGTGCTGATGCTGGCCCTACAGCTCCATACCTCTGCCTCCACTTCTATGCCTGTGTTTGCGCCTTTACCAGCGACGAGAAACTGGCCTCAGAGTTCACAGgtttcatcaactacagctccaATG GTGTACAACAGAATGCTGACTGCACAGTCCTCTGTGGCTCCAGCCCACCTCAGCTGCCTGAACCAATCACCACTCACAAAACCAAGAGACTCCGTCTGGAAGAGCACCTCATTG ggagcAGCCAGCCTGTGGATGAGAGCCTGGTGACCCTGGGCTTCCAGCAGTGGCTAGCCAGCGTTACAGAGAGGATCCACCAGACCATGCACTACCAGTTTGAtg GTAAGCCGGAGCCTCTGGTGTTCCATGTCCCCCATGTGTTCTTCAACGCCCTGCAGTATCGTCTGTCCCTGGGCTCCAAGAAGAGACGGCTGCCCAATGCTACCTCAG CGTTTGTGAGGAATGATGATCTGCACCATGGCTCCTTCCCCAAGTACACCTGGCACATCACCAACCTGATGCAGGTGAAACGCATCTTCGACACCCCAGAG CTGCCCCTGGAGTTGACCCAGAGTTTTGTGAAGAACAGTGATGGTTCCTACTCTCCGTTCCGCTGTCCCGAGCCTCTTCCTCCTGACCCCACTGAGGGCTACAGCCGGACGGACAGATCCCAGGCCATACGACCCCTGGAGCTACGCACCTTTCTCCAagtcg GACTGTGTACAGCGGATCAGAAGGATCCCACTCCCTTTGTGATCGAGTGGATCCCAGACATCCTGCCTCGCTGTCGCGTCGGAGAGCTCCGCATCCGCTTCCAGTATGGTCACCAGCACGGAGGACAGACGGAATACTGCGATGGAACTCTGAGGCGCACCGGAGcgggaggggggacagagagggtgggTTGCAAGTCATCATCAGAGACCTCCCTTCCCAAATAA
- the cssa01h2orf42 gene encoding uncharacterized protein C2orf42 homolog isoform X2: protein MDPFYAPLLFASGTMSSYINGLFYSFLITVTCVEKPTLSSRLQANCQWRPAAQMESGVAVTSPPASVVAPTPPNLCSKQRESSKKTAISTTPSFLSNLGKPTLRGIRKCPQCGVFNGTRGLSCKNKACGIVFRDGGAVGGGRGAKRGAMEVVRVVIDGGGEDEEGDEGRGGESSGGGAQVFSVCQRVRGVGAAATQRGFIELVPTDTAIATSEGATLLTRVNMGRCFLPTCRHANGQRSGQSQSQQAAVLTNPPSKQGLSNSVTPCVHVKQAMECQVQATPLPLKSSILEGLQASAEAREELWRLATESPGPLVQRVNKDTLVVKCHSGPSHPLGLLHLTVGAGGSAAGGKGKVREGAVFQCSCQGGVRGGTAGGRVTVETSQNGDGEVRGSSSGVFPDSTSRPGADAGPTAPYLCLHFYACVCAFTSDEKLASEFTGFINYSSNGVQQNADCTVLCGSSPPQLPEPITTHKTKRLRLEEHLIGSSQPVDESLVTLGFQQWLASVTERIHQTMHYQFDGKPEPLVFHVPHVFFNALQYRLSLGSKKRRLPNATSAFVRNDDLHHGSFPKYTWHITNLMQLPLELTQSFVKNSDGSYSPFRCPEPLPPDPTEGYSRTDRSQAIRPLELRTFLQVGLCTADQKDPTPFVIEWIPDILPRCRVGELRIRFQYGHQHGGQTEYCDGTLRRTGAGGGTERVGCKSSSETSLPK, encoded by the exons ATGGACCCATTTTACGCACCGTTATTGTTCGCTTCAGGAACAATGTCATCCTACATAAATGGGCTTTTCTATTCCTTTCTTATCACAGTTACATGTGTTGAAAA ACCTACTCTGTCTTCCAGACTTCAGGCCAACTGCCAGTGGAGACCGGCTGCCCAAATGGAGTCTGGCGTGGCAGTGACCTCACCTCCTGCATCGGTGGTTGCCCCTACACCCCCCAACCTTTGCtcaaagcagagagagagtagcaaGAAGACTGCTATCAGCACCACCCCCTCCTTTCTGTCCAATCTGGGCAAGCCCACCCTACGAGGGATCAGGAAGTGTCCCCAGTGTGGCGTTTTCAACGGCACCCGTGGGCTCAGCTGCAAGAACAAGGCTTGTGGAATTGTCTTCAGAGATGGGGGGGCTGTGGGGGGAGGCAGAGGGGCCAAGAGAGGGGCGATGGAGGTGGTGCGGGTGGTGATTGACGGAGGAGGGGaagatgaagagggggatgaaggaAGAGGTGGTGAATCCTCAGGTGGAGGTGCGcaggtgttctctgtctgtcagcGAGTGAGAGGGGTGGGAGCGGCTGCAACACAGCGGGGGTTCATAGAGCTTGTCCCCACGGATACAGCCATTGCCACGAGTGAAGGGGCGACACTACTGACACGGGTCAACATGGGCCGCTGCTTCCTGCCCACCTGCCGCCATGCCAACGGTCAAAGGTCAGGCCAGAGCCAATCACAGCAGGCAGCTGTTCTGACTAACCCCCCCTCCAAGCAGGGCTTGTCTAACTCCGTCACTCCCTGTGTCCACGTGAAGCAGGCTATGGAGTGCCAGGTGCaggccacccctctccccctgaaGAGCTCTATCCTGGAGGGGCTTCAGGCCTCAGCCGAGGCCAGGGAAGAGCTCTGGAGGTTGGCTACTGAGTCCCCGGGACCCCTGGTTCAGCGGGTGAACAAAGATACTCTGGTGGTGAAATGTCACAGTGGACCAAGTCATCCTCTTGGGCTTCTGCACCTAACTGTAGGCGCGGGGGGGTCTGCTgctggggggaaggggaaggTCAGAGAGGGGGCTGTGTTTCAGTGTTCCTGTCAGGGGGGTGTCAGAGGAGGTACGGCAGGGGGAAGAGTGACCGTGGAGACCTCCCAGAATGGGGATGGGGAGGTGAGAGGATCCTCAAGTGGTGTCTTTCCTGACTCCACCTCTCGGCCTGGTGCTGATGCTGGCCCTACAGCTCCATACCTCTGCCTCCACTTCTATGCCTGTGTTTGCGCCTTTACCAGCGACGAGAAACTGGCCTCAGAGTTCACAGgtttcatcaactacagctccaATG GTGTACAACAGAATGCTGACTGCACAGTCCTCTGTGGCTCCAGCCCACCTCAGCTGCCTGAACCAATCACCACTCACAAAACCAAGAGACTCCGTCTGGAAGAGCACCTCATTG ggagcAGCCAGCCTGTGGATGAGAGCCTGGTGACCCTGGGCTTCCAGCAGTGGCTAGCCAGCGTTACAGAGAGGATCCACCAGACCATGCACTACCAGTTTGAtg GTAAGCCGGAGCCTCTGGTGTTCCATGTCCCCCATGTGTTCTTCAACGCCCTGCAGTATCGTCTGTCCCTGGGCTCCAAGAAGAGACGGCTGCCCAATGCTACCTCAG CGTTTGTGAGGAATGATGATCTGCACCATGGCTCCTTCCCCAAGTACACCTGGCACATCACCAACCTGATGCAG CTGCCCCTGGAGTTGACCCAGAGTTTTGTGAAGAACAGTGATGGTTCCTACTCTCCGTTCCGCTGTCCCGAGCCTCTTCCTCCTGACCCCACTGAGGGCTACAGCCGGACGGACAGATCCCAGGCCATACGACCCCTGGAGCTACGCACCTTTCTCCAagtcg GACTGTGTACAGCGGATCAGAAGGATCCCACTCCCTTTGTGATCGAGTGGATCCCAGACATCCTGCCTCGCTGTCGCGTCGGAGAGCTCCGCATCCGCTTCCAGTATGGTCACCAGCACGGAGGACAGACGGAATACTGCGATGGAACTCTGAGGCGCACCGGAGcgggaggggggacagagagggtgggTTGCAAGTCATCATCAGAGACCTCCCTTCCCAAATAA
- the cssa01h2orf42 gene encoding uncharacterized protein C2orf42 homolog isoform X3 gives MESGVAVTSPPASVVAPTPPNLCSKQRESSKKTAISTTPSFLSNLGKPTLRGIRKCPQCGVFNGTRGLSCKNKACGIVFRDGGAVGGGRGAKRGAMEVVRVVIDGGGEDEEGDEGRGGESSGGGAQVFSVCQRVRGVGAAATQRGFIELVPTDTAIATSEGATLLTRVNMGRCFLPTCRHANGQRSGQSQSQQAAVLTNPPSKQGLSNSVTPCVHVKQAMECQVQATPLPLKSSILEGLQASAEAREELWRLATESPGPLVQRVNKDTLVVKCHSGPSHPLGLLHLTVGAGGSAAGGKGKVREGAVFQCSCQGGVRGGTAGGRVTVETSQNGDGEVRGSSSGVFPDSTSRPGADAGPTAPYLCLHFYACVCAFTSDEKLASEFTGFINYSSNGVQQNADCTVLCGSSPPQLPEPITTHKTKRLRLEEHLIGSSQPVDESLVTLGFQQWLASVTERIHQTMHYQFDGKPEPLVFHVPHVFFNALQYRLSLGSKKRRLPNATSAFVRNDDLHHGSFPKYTWHITNLMQVKRIFDTPELPLELTQSFVKNSDGSYSPFRCPEPLPPDPTEGYSRTDRSQAIRPLELRTFLQVGLCTADQKDPTPFVIEWIPDILPRCRVGELRIRFQYGHQHGGQTEYCDGTLRRTGAGGGTERVGCKSSSETSLPK, from the exons ATGGAGTCTGGCGTGGCAGTGACCTCACCTCCTGCATCGGTGGTTGCCCCTACACCCCCCAACCTTTGCtcaaagcagagagagagtagcaaGAAGACTGCTATCAGCACCACCCCCTCCTTTCTGTCCAATCTGGGCAAGCCCACCCTACGAGGGATCAGGAAGTGTCCCCAGTGTGGCGTTTTCAACGGCACCCGTGGGCTCAGCTGCAAGAACAAGGCTTGTGGAATTGTCTTCAGAGATGGGGGGGCTGTGGGGGGAGGCAGAGGGGCCAAGAGAGGGGCGATGGAGGTGGTGCGGGTGGTGATTGACGGAGGAGGGGaagatgaagagggggatgaaggaAGAGGTGGTGAATCCTCAGGTGGAGGTGCGcaggtgttctctgtctgtcagcGAGTGAGAGGGGTGGGAGCGGCTGCAACACAGCGGGGGTTCATAGAGCTTGTCCCCACGGATACAGCCATTGCCACGAGTGAAGGGGCGACACTACTGACACGGGTCAACATGGGCCGCTGCTTCCTGCCCACCTGCCGCCATGCCAACGGTCAAAGGTCAGGCCAGAGCCAATCACAGCAGGCAGCTGTTCTGACTAACCCCCCCTCCAAGCAGGGCTTGTCTAACTCCGTCACTCCCTGTGTCCACGTGAAGCAGGCTATGGAGTGCCAGGTGCaggccacccctctccccctgaaGAGCTCTATCCTGGAGGGGCTTCAGGCCTCAGCCGAGGCCAGGGAAGAGCTCTGGAGGTTGGCTACTGAGTCCCCGGGACCCCTGGTTCAGCGGGTGAACAAAGATACTCTGGTGGTGAAATGTCACAGTGGACCAAGTCATCCTCTTGGGCTTCTGCACCTAACTGTAGGCGCGGGGGGGTCTGCTgctggggggaaggggaaggTCAGAGAGGGGGCTGTGTTTCAGTGTTCCTGTCAGGGGGGTGTCAGAGGAGGTACGGCAGGGGGAAGAGTGACCGTGGAGACCTCCCAGAATGGGGATGGGGAGGTGAGAGGATCCTCAAGTGGTGTCTTTCCTGACTCCACCTCTCGGCCTGGTGCTGATGCTGGCCCTACAGCTCCATACCTCTGCCTCCACTTCTATGCCTGTGTTTGCGCCTTTACCAGCGACGAGAAACTGGCCTCAGAGTTCACAGgtttcatcaactacagctccaATG GTGTACAACAGAATGCTGACTGCACAGTCCTCTGTGGCTCCAGCCCACCTCAGCTGCCTGAACCAATCACCACTCACAAAACCAAGAGACTCCGTCTGGAAGAGCACCTCATTG ggagcAGCCAGCCTGTGGATGAGAGCCTGGTGACCCTGGGCTTCCAGCAGTGGCTAGCCAGCGTTACAGAGAGGATCCACCAGACCATGCACTACCAGTTTGAtg GTAAGCCGGAGCCTCTGGTGTTCCATGTCCCCCATGTGTTCTTCAACGCCCTGCAGTATCGTCTGTCCCTGGGCTCCAAGAAGAGACGGCTGCCCAATGCTACCTCAG CGTTTGTGAGGAATGATGATCTGCACCATGGCTCCTTCCCCAAGTACACCTGGCACATCACCAACCTGATGCAGGTGAAACGCATCTTCGACACCCCAGAG CTGCCCCTGGAGTTGACCCAGAGTTTTGTGAAGAACAGTGATGGTTCCTACTCTCCGTTCCGCTGTCCCGAGCCTCTTCCTCCTGACCCCACTGAGGGCTACAGCCGGACGGACAGATCCCAGGCCATACGACCCCTGGAGCTACGCACCTTTCTCCAagtcg GACTGTGTACAGCGGATCAGAAGGATCCCACTCCCTTTGTGATCGAGTGGATCCCAGACATCCTGCCTCGCTGTCGCGTCGGAGAGCTCCGCATCCGCTTCCAGTATGGTCACCAGCACGGAGGACAGACGGAATACTGCGATGGAACTCTGAGGCGCACCGGAGcgggaggggggacagagagggtgggTTGCAAGTCATCATCAGAGACCTCCCTTCCCAAATAA